A single window of Rubripirellula lacrimiformis DNA harbors:
- the clpB gene encoding ATP-dependent chaperone ClpB, with protein MTFRFDKLTTKAQSIVAEAQANAASTGNPEISTLHILSAMLDESEGITRPLLDKMKVDVGQLVSTVQSELGRLPAVSGGRQPAMASELQKAFDAAADAAASLKDEYVATEHLLLGLVRADGKAQRLLKLAGVSESDVLTAMAAVRGSARVTDQNAEDTYQALEKFGIDLTQLAASGKLDPVIGRDSEIRRVIQVLSRRTKNNPVLIGQPGVGKTAIAEGLALRIFEGDIPQSLKDKKVVSLDMGALVAGAKFRGDFEERLKSVLREVKDSDGQVILFIDELHLVVGAGKAEGSPDAANLLKPELARGALRCIGATTLDEYRQHIEKDAALERRFQPVYVGEPNVEDTIAILRGLKSRYESHHGVRITDSAIVAAANLSDRYIADRFLPDKAIDLIDEAASRLAIEKESVPEPIDQIQRRLRQLELAHRQLVAEEEDSAVAKRTEIEEEMESLGRDLANLREQWDAEKIGLDDVQTIRQEAEALKHRFATLDAEAKQKQLRGESPEQIYQEMLDTRSKQTELENRLAELESREAAPEPDPVDSKRRLLRRDVTEEEIAEVVSTWTGVPVTRMLETERAKLLVMEERLHARVIGQDEAVAAVSDAVRRSRSGLQDPNRPIGSFLFLGPTGVGKTELCKALAEVMFDDDSAMVRIDMSEFMERHSVSRLIGAPPGYVGYEEGGKLTEAVRRRPYAVLLLDEMEKAHPDVFNILLQVLDDGRLTDGHGRTVNFSNTVIVMTSNAGSQVIQQVTEEGGSEEDMHVAVNEALKARFLPEFLNRIDDIVIFHPLNRDEIRKIVGLQLNHLATRLKENDLTLQFSDAAIDEIAKVGYDPTYGARPLKRVIQREIQNRLATALLKNSYPDGSVVSVDFVGDEYVFTGSSEVVS; from the coding sequence ATGACATTTCGATTCGATAAGTTAACTACCAAAGCTCAGTCCATTGTTGCCGAGGCTCAGGCCAACGCGGCGTCCACCGGAAACCCCGAGATATCAACGCTTCATATCTTGTCGGCGATGTTGGACGAATCCGAAGGGATCACACGTCCACTGTTGGACAAGATGAAGGTCGATGTCGGCCAACTGGTCAGCACGGTCCAAAGCGAACTAGGACGACTGCCCGCAGTGTCGGGCGGTCGTCAACCGGCGATGGCGTCCGAACTGCAGAAAGCGTTCGACGCGGCCGCTGATGCCGCCGCATCGTTGAAAGACGAATACGTTGCAACCGAGCACCTGTTGTTAGGGTTGGTTCGTGCCGATGGCAAGGCGCAGCGGTTGCTGAAATTGGCCGGGGTGTCCGAGAGCGATGTGCTAACTGCGATGGCCGCGGTGCGCGGATCCGCTCGCGTCACCGACCAGAACGCCGAAGATACCTACCAAGCACTGGAAAAGTTCGGCATCGACCTGACTCAATTGGCCGCTAGCGGCAAGTTGGATCCGGTGATCGGTCGCGACAGCGAGATTCGCCGAGTCATTCAAGTTTTGTCGCGTCGAACAAAGAATAACCCTGTGCTGATCGGGCAGCCCGGCGTGGGCAAGACGGCGATCGCCGAAGGGTTGGCGCTGCGAATCTTCGAAGGTGATATTCCGCAAAGTCTGAAGGACAAGAAAGTCGTCTCGTTGGACATGGGCGCCCTGGTCGCCGGTGCGAAGTTCCGCGGCGATTTCGAAGAACGTCTGAAATCGGTCCTGCGGGAAGTCAAAGACAGTGACGGTCAGGTCATTCTATTCATCGATGAACTGCACTTGGTCGTGGGTGCGGGCAAGGCGGAAGGGTCGCCGGACGCAGCGAACTTGCTGAAACCGGAACTGGCCCGCGGTGCGCTGCGATGCATCGGAGCCACGACGCTGGATGAATACCGGCAACACATCGAAAAAGACGCAGCGTTGGAACGTCGTTTCCAACCGGTCTACGTCGGCGAACCCAACGTGGAAGACACCATCGCGATCCTGCGCGGGTTGAAGTCACGCTACGAATCTCACCACGGTGTGCGGATCACGGACAGTGCAATCGTCGCGGCTGCCAATTTGTCGGACCGCTACATCGCTGATCGATTCTTGCCAGACAAAGCGATCGATTTGATCGACGAAGCGGCTAGCCGGTTGGCGATCGAAAAGGAAAGTGTGCCAGAACCGATCGACCAGATTCAACGTCGGCTTCGCCAGTTGGAATTGGCGCATCGGCAGTTGGTGGCCGAAGAGGAAGATTCTGCGGTCGCCAAGCGAACCGAGATCGAAGAGGAAATGGAATCCTTGGGCCGCGATTTGGCGAACCTTCGCGAACAATGGGATGCCGAGAAAATCGGCCTCGACGATGTTCAGACGATCCGACAAGAAGCAGAAGCGCTGAAGCATCGGTTTGCGACATTGGATGCCGAAGCGAAACAGAAACAACTTCGCGGTGAGAGCCCCGAACAGATCTATCAGGAAATGTTGGACACCCGTTCCAAGCAAACCGAACTGGAGAATCGCTTGGCGGAACTGGAGTCGCGCGAAGCGGCTCCCGAACCGGACCCTGTGGATTCCAAGCGTCGCTTGCTGCGCCGCGATGTCACCGAGGAAGAGATCGCCGAGGTCGTCAGTACATGGACCGGCGTTCCCGTCACTCGAATGCTGGAAACCGAACGCGCCAAGTTGCTGGTCATGGAAGAGCGCTTGCATGCTCGCGTGATCGGACAAGACGAAGCCGTCGCAGCGGTCTCGGACGCGGTACGTCGAAGCCGTAGCGGATTGCAGGATCCGAATCGTCCGATTGGTTCGTTCCTGTTTCTAGGTCCGACCGGCGTCGGCAAGACGGAGCTTTGCAAGGCGCTTGCCGAAGTGATGTTCGACGACGATTCCGCGATGGTGCGGATCGACATGAGCGAGTTCATGGAACGGCACAGTGTGTCGCGATTGATCGGTGCACCGCCCGGATACGTCGGTTACGAAGAGGGTGGCAAGTTGACCGAAGCGGTCCGGCGTCGGCCCTATGCGGTGTTGCTGCTGGACGAGATGGAAAAGGCTCACCCCGATGTTTTCAACATCCTGTTGCAGGTGCTCGATGACGGCAGACTGACCGACGGGCACGGGCGAACCGTCAACTTTTCCAACACGGTCATCGTGATGACTAGCAACGCCGGCAGTCAGGTGATCCAACAGGTCACCGAGGAAGGCGGCAGCGAGGAAGATATGCACGTTGCGGTCAACGAGGCGCTGAAGGCAAGGTTCCTGCCAGAGTTCCTGAACCGGATCGATGACATCGTGATCTTCCACCCGCTCAACAGGGACGAGATTCGAAAGATCGTCGGTTTGCAACTGAACCACTTGGCCACCCGACTGAAAGAGAACGACCTGACATTGCAGTTCAGCGACGCAGCGATCGACGAGATTGCCAAGGTGGGTTACGACCCGACCTATGGTGCACGTCCGCTGAAGCGAGTGATCCAGCGTGAGATTCAGAACCGCTTGGCCACGGCATTGCTGAAAAATTCGTACCCGGACGGATCCGTCGTTTCGGTGGATTTCGTCGGGGACGAGTACGTCTTTACGGGGTCAAGCGAGGTGGTTTCCTAG
- a CDS encoding LURP-one-related/scramblase family protein has translation MKPSGKIMGKKDPVPSRRYLDMWALPGMHPSNVDILQQMKTADTNHFTTHMDTVGTVAEQDLESGSWATTHMLGLRTDVWKVDGAELEDALEVMRDQRRQTLKKQIKKTGRLSAKQKADLDAQLEDDDVMQMEPGEIEKRRLVLKLFKTSTDRVRWCGTIEQVTMTEVHNSIGSKRNLLTMVVMLPRSEHVTYIQQNHRTFRIPSIFTFGFFDGQQMHHVAIKRKWVSIGADFEVECDGESIGEIDGRLFSFGADSYLDIDPGPLSENTGFIDLMTLFTASVGYHKAMRKSVDRRVKATLSGQSHCHVVCNEELRLRHNGRAAA, from the coding sequence GTGAAACCGTCAGGAAAGATCATGGGCAAAAAGGATCCAGTGCCCTCGCGCCGTTATCTGGACATGTGGGCCTTGCCAGGGATGCATCCCAGCAATGTCGATATTCTGCAGCAGATGAAGACGGCCGATACCAACCATTTCACCACGCACATGGACACCGTCGGCACGGTCGCTGAACAAGATCTTGAATCCGGTTCATGGGCGACGACCCATATGTTGGGGCTTCGAACCGACGTCTGGAAAGTCGATGGCGCGGAATTGGAAGACGCGCTGGAAGTGATGCGTGATCAACGTCGTCAAACACTGAAGAAACAGATCAAGAAGACGGGGCGACTCTCCGCCAAGCAAAAAGCGGATCTGGATGCGCAGCTTGAAGATGACGACGTGATGCAGATGGAACCGGGCGAGATCGAGAAACGCCGCTTGGTTTTGAAGTTGTTCAAGACGTCGACCGATCGAGTGCGTTGGTGTGGCACGATCGAACAAGTCACCATGACCGAGGTGCACAATTCGATCGGTTCCAAACGCAATCTGCTGACGATGGTGGTGATGCTGCCGCGGTCCGAACACGTGACGTACATCCAACAGAATCACCGCACGTTCCGAATCCCATCAATTTTTACGTTTGGATTCTTCGACGGCCAACAAATGCATCACGTTGCGATCAAACGGAAATGGGTTTCGATCGGCGCCGATTTCGAAGTGGAATGCGACGGGGAATCGATTGGCGAAATCGATGGCCGGTTGTTCTCCTTTGGCGCCGATAGCTATCTCGATATCGACCCCGGACCGCTCAGTGAGAACACCGGGTTCATCGATCTGATGACTCTGTTCACCGCCAGTGTCGGGTACCACAAAGCGATGCGGAAAAGCGTCGACCGGCGAGTCAAAGCGACTCTCAGCGGCCAGTCGCATTGCCATGTCGTCTGCAACGAAGAACTAAGACTTCGCCACAACGGCCGCGCCGCCGCCTAG
- the pheA gene encoding prephenate dehydratase: MTESRPSSSESSQPQPSGCKQSGSSDSGPQDAAPKLIQDIDLQLIDLFQRRAEIVRAEVVDHDAAVVGRVASAARQIDSLVASHCDLAGGLPSDEVSGLLRHLSSVCLQSLHELRVAYLGPEHSYSHLAALKYFGDAVELVPVSSIPAVFESVQRGDVATGMVPIENSTDGRVVDTLGMFVRREMQICGEVLLPIHHNLLSKSPRNEITHVYSKPQALSQCRAWLTKNLPAAQLVEISSTAAAAELASQKLGIAAVASLEAGRQYELDVIDVNIEDNQNNVTRFAVLGKERQAPTGDDKTAILFQVSHVPGALADAMVVFKKQSLNLTWIESFPSPDAANEYLFFVELSGHRDDPAVAAAIQELAAQAQRLTVLGAYPKAKL, translated from the coding sequence ATGACCGAATCGCGTCCATCTTCGTCTGAATCGTCCCAGCCCCAACCGTCGGGTTGCAAGCAGTCCGGATCCAGCGATTCGGGACCACAGGATGCTGCGCCGAAATTGATCCAGGACATCGATCTTCAGCTGATCGACCTGTTCCAGCGGCGGGCAGAGATCGTCCGGGCAGAAGTCGTGGATCACGATGCCGCCGTGGTAGGACGGGTCGCCAGTGCTGCGCGGCAGATCGATTCACTCGTGGCGTCGCACTGTGATCTTGCCGGCGGGTTGCCCAGCGATGAGGTATCTGGACTGCTGCGTCACCTATCGAGTGTCTGCTTGCAGTCCCTGCATGAGCTGCGAGTGGCGTACTTGGGCCCCGAGCACAGTTACAGCCACCTTGCGGCGCTCAAGTACTTCGGGGATGCCGTTGAACTGGTGCCCGTATCGTCCATCCCAGCGGTCTTTGAATCGGTCCAACGCGGCGACGTCGCGACGGGGATGGTGCCGATCGAAAACAGTACCGACGGCCGCGTCGTCGATACCTTGGGCATGTTTGTTCGTCGCGAGATGCAGATTTGCGGCGAGGTGCTGCTGCCGATCCACCACAACCTGTTGTCGAAATCGCCACGAAACGAGATCACTCACGTCTACAGCAAACCGCAGGCGCTGTCGCAGTGCCGAGCCTGGTTGACGAAGAATCTGCCAGCCGCACAGTTGGTAGAGATCAGCAGTACCGCGGCGGCGGCCGAGCTAGCGTCTCAGAAATTGGGCATCGCTGCGGTCGCTAGCCTGGAAGCGGGCCGGCAATATGAACTGGATGTGATCGACGTCAACATCGAAGACAACCAGAACAACGTCACCCGTTTCGCCGTGCTCGGCAAAGAACGCCAAGCCCCCACCGGTGACGACAAAACAGCCATCCTGTTTCAAGTCAGTCACGTCCCTGGCGCTTTGGCCGATGCGATGGTCGTGTTCAAAAAACAATCGCTGAACCTGACATGGATCGAATCGTTCCCGTCGCCAGATGCTGCCAACGAATACCTGTTTTTTGTCGAACTGAGCGGTCATCGCGATGACCCAGCCGTCGCCGCGGCGATCCAAGAACTAGCCGCCCAAGCCCAACGACTAACCGTGTTGGGCGCGTACCCCAAAGCCAAGCTGTAA
- the dnaK gene encoding molecular chaperone DnaK has protein sequence MAQGEKIIGIDLGTTNSVVAIMEGSEPKVIPNAEGNRLTPSVVAFTDKNETIVGEPARRQAVTNPKRTVYSVKRFMGRRHAEVESEEKMVPYGVVGNADEYVKIGIGEDNYTPQEISAKVLRKLKESAESYLGHKVNKAVITVPAYFNDAQRQATKDAGQIAGLEVARIINEPTAAALAYGLDKKKDEKIIVFDLGGGTFDVSILEVADAGDEEQESRVFQVVSTSGDGHLGGDDFDDALINYVADTFKKDNAIDLRNDPMALQRLQEACEKAKKELSTLPETDINLPFITMDASGPKHLTMKISRSKFEELVDDLVERCRKPVMQALEDAGMKPGDIDEIVLVGGSTRVPKVRELVKAIFGKDPHQGVNPDEVVAVGAAIQGSVLAGDRTDVLLLDVTPLTLGIETEGGVMTALVERNTTIPVEKKNVFSTAADGQTAVTVRVFQGERKMATSNRLLGEFNLEGIPPQPRGMPQIEVKFDIDQNGILAVSAKELKTGKEASVQIKEAGALSEDEIEQMRKDAESNADEDRKQFELVEAKNKASQQVYQLEKLMKENDDKLTDSDKEPMNKAIEKVKSASEGEDADAIKQATDELDAASQAFSKVLYEKNEAAGGDAAGAGAAASADTSDDDAIDADFEVKD, from the coding sequence ATGGCCCAGGGCGAAAAAATCATTGGCATTGACCTCGGTACGACGAACAGCGTTGTGGCGATCATGGAAGGCAGCGAACCCAAAGTCATCCCGAATGCCGAAGGCAATCGGCTGACACCTAGCGTCGTTGCATTCACAGACAAGAACGAAACGATCGTCGGCGAACCTGCCCGTCGACAAGCAGTGACCAACCCCAAACGCACCGTTTATTCGGTCAAGCGGTTCATGGGGCGTCGTCACGCAGAAGTCGAATCCGAAGAAAAGATGGTGCCCTACGGCGTCGTCGGAAATGCGGACGAATACGTCAAAATCGGCATTGGCGAAGACAACTACACCCCGCAAGAAATCAGCGCGAAGGTGTTGCGGAAATTGAAGGAATCGGCCGAGTCCTACCTAGGGCACAAGGTCAACAAGGCTGTCATCACAGTCCCTGCGTACTTCAACGACGCCCAACGACAAGCGACCAAAGACGCTGGCCAAATCGCCGGCCTAGAAGTCGCGCGGATCATCAACGAACCGACGGCGGCCGCGCTCGCTTATGGTCTGGACAAGAAGAAAGACGAAAAGATCATCGTCTTTGACTTGGGCGGCGGTACCTTCGACGTTTCCATCTTGGAAGTTGCCGATGCGGGCGACGAAGAACAGGAAAGCCGAGTTTTCCAAGTGGTCAGCACCAGCGGAGACGGTCACCTTGGTGGTGATGACTTCGACGATGCATTGATCAACTACGTCGCTGATACGTTCAAAAAAGACAACGCGATCGATCTGCGAAACGATCCGATGGCTTTGCAACGGTTGCAAGAAGCATGCGAAAAGGCAAAGAAAGAACTCAGCACGCTGCCTGAAACCGACATCAATCTTCCGTTCATCACGATGGACGCATCAGGTCCAAAACACCTGACGATGAAGATTTCACGCAGCAAGTTCGAAGAACTCGTTGACGACTTGGTCGAACGTTGTCGCAAACCAGTCATGCAAGCACTGGAAGATGCAGGCATGAAACCGGGCGATATCGACGAGATCGTATTGGTCGGTGGTAGCACACGTGTGCCAAAAGTGCGCGAATTGGTGAAGGCGATCTTCGGCAAGGACCCACACCAAGGTGTGAATCCCGACGAAGTGGTTGCCGTTGGCGCCGCGATTCAAGGCAGCGTTCTGGCTGGCGATCGAACCGACGTTCTGTTGCTAGACGTCACCCCGTTGACGCTGGGCATCGAAACCGAAGGTGGCGTGATGACCGCATTGGTCGAACGCAACACCACGATTCCTGTCGAAAAGAAGAACGTTTTCAGTACGGCTGCGGACGGTCAAACTGCGGTCACCGTTCGGGTGTTCCAGGGCGAGCGGAAGATGGCGACCAGCAACCGATTGCTGGGCGAATTCAACTTGGAAGGGATCCCGCCTCAACCGCGCGGAATGCCACAGATCGAAGTCAAATTTGACATCGACCAGAACGGCATCCTGGCGGTGTCGGCGAAAGAACTGAAAACCGGTAAAGAAGCATCGGTCCAGATCAAGGAAGCCGGCGCGCTTAGCGAAGACGAAATCGAACAAATGCGAAAAGATGCTGAATCCAATGCGGATGAAGATCGCAAGCAGTTCGAACTTGTCGAAGCCAAGAACAAGGCTAGCCAACAAGTTTATCAGCTCGAAAAGTTGATGAAAGAAAACGACGACAAGCTGACCGATTCGGACAAAGAACCGATGAACAAGGCGATCGAAAAGGTGAAATCCGCCTCCGAAGGCGAAGACGCCGACGCGATCAAACAAGCGACCGACGAATTGGATGCCGCGTCGCAAGCGTTCAGCAAGGTCTTGTACGAGAAGAACGAAGCAGCCGGTGGCGATGCAGCCGGCGCCGGTGCAGCCGCTAGTGCTGACACCAGCGACGATGATGCCATCGATGCCGACTTCGAAGTCAAAGACTAG